A genomic stretch from Vicia villosa cultivar HV-30 ecotype Madison, WI unplaced genomic scaffold, Vvil1.0 ctg.000780F_1_1, whole genome shotgun sequence includes:
- the LOC131631156 gene encoding uncharacterized protein LOC131631156, producing MRRFLVQSESEPPHDVVNEFNPNEIVRDPGRRKQINEYALDIQDQVRMAYILKGPMQPDMPSFTRTPFGSINRASSKLWYKNYTWLEYNEIKDATYCFYCFLFKKPGRTEHFGFEVFTKNGYKDWKHASQGFKDHVGSHNSLHNSCVKHCDDYNNQRQSVASKFSKATKESEELYKIHLTCSVDCSRYLIAQGLAFRGHDESAISLNKGNFREIVEWVKAKDEQVSDALDRGGKNAQ from the coding sequence ATGAGGAGATTTTTGGTTCAATCAGAATCAGAACCACCGCATGATGTGGTTAATGAGTTTAACCCAAATGAAATTGTGCGTGATCCAGGTCGTAGGAAACAAATTAATGAGTATGCTCTGGATATTCAAGACCAAGTGAGGATGGCATATATATTGAAGGGTCCAATGCAACCAGATATGCCAAGCTTTACTCGTACTCCATTTGGAAGTATTAACAGAGCATCTAGTAAATTATGGTACAAGAATTATACATGGTTAGAATACAATGAGATTAAGGATGCAActtattgtttttattgttttctatttAAGAAACCCGGGAGGACCGAGCACTTTGGTTTTGAAGTCTTTACTAAAAACGGATATAAAGATTGGAAGCATGCATCACAAGGCTTTAAAGATCATGTTGGTAGTCATAATAGTTTGCACAACTCATGTGTCAAGCATTGCgatgattataataatcaaagacaAAGTGTGGCTAGTAAGTTTTCTAAAGCAACCAAGGAATCAGAAGAATTATATAAGATTCATTTGACTTGTTCTGTAGACTGTTCAAGATATCTCATTGCACAAGGCTTGGCTTTTCGTGGCCATGATGAATCCGCTATTTCTCTAAATAAGGGCAATTTTAGAGAGATAGTAGAATGGGTAAAAGCTAAGGATGAACAAGTGAGCGATGCTCTTGATCGTGGTGGAAAAAATGCACAATGA